Below is a window of Gossypium hirsutum isolate 1008001.06 chromosome A12, Gossypium_hirsutum_v2.1, whole genome shotgun sequence DNA.
atttggtattttAGTTCGACATATTTTTAATGAGttacttgtgttattttttattcaatttggcatttatgtttgacaaaagttatatattttgatactaAAAGATAACAGTATTAACTTTTTAgcatttaatttagattttagggttaatctggtgaaatttaattattaatattattaggcttgatttttttcattatttgttaatagaataaaattaGTGTCAATTgtcaatttgtttaattttacatttaatttgtcaaatacgaTTCAATTAATgtgatttaatttgggttttagagttgatttaataactaattatgaatttttatcaaatttactctaaaacctgaattaaacactaaaaaattaatattattaccttcaagtactaaaatgtataacttttgttAAATCTAAGGACCAcattgaaccaaaaaaaaaagtaccatattaaaaatatgtgtcaaatttaggtaccaaattatgtCCATTAAGAAGCTTAAAATTAATGATAGGGTGAAATTAACCATTGTATCAGTCAGATTTAATATGGAAAAACaagaataataaattatgtatatatataattctatTGGAGTAGggtgaattttatcattatataattttatataaaaatatataattgataaCATAATCAATCAAGTGTTGTCGTTATtggtttgtttctttttcttttttcacattaatcttattataaatttttatcatatttgtttttttgatacaatacttAGAATTGTCCATAATCCCTCCTTtatccttaaataggaggataatgtgctttagCGTATTCGAACCCACGTTCTCCTGCACTAGTAACAATACcgatatcaattaaattaagacTTAATcggctttatttatttttttaacatcaaTATCAAATGATTTTTAGCATATTGCGACCTTCAAGGGTTTCCATTATTGCATGAAGAAATAgacaatatatattatatgaggATAATAAGTATAAGAAGACTGCTCCAATGTGATAAATATGCATGGgataattaagaaaataaaatgataaagagACAAGGGTTGGTTCGTTGTGCATGCTCCAATATACACTCATGGCATGAAGTATTGGTAGCCATTATATGTATAGGTATATATGTTTTTGCGTGTATACTTTATGAAACTATTCATGTCTTTGTACTTTATCATGGAGCTTGCTTTTAACTAATAAAAGATAGTGATGAAGGTGGAAGAGAAGGAGAGGAGTTGAACTGCTGCTACTTCTGGATTTGACTGAGATGTCCACCAAAGCTAAAGGCTGCCTTTGAGTGTCAAAGTCGATTActaagaatttttattttgtgtCATTATTCCACTCACCATAGCTACCTTTCCCTCTATGTATACGTCGAGTCCCAACCATTgttgaaaataaatgtgattgggctgaaaattttaaaaatgttttttttttcaaaaacggaaatgttgaaaataaatgtataattattttattttatttcttatgtatttattatataaaaaaataaccaaacatgttttcattattaaaaataaaattttatttctatttgataAATGTAttcttcaattttaaaaaaataataaaaaatgaaaataaaaatatttttcaaaaatcaaacgaaATAATTCTTAGACTTTTGAGAATAGTCACGTACTAAATTCAAAGTCTCATATTAATTACGAGTTTAGattattcgattattttttaaaattatttctcaattaaattaatgtttaattaacTCGTGACATCAACTAAATCAGATTAATAGCCTAAATCATCAATTCTCTCAAACAAAAGCATAGGTAGGGGCTTGACCTTGCTTAGCGTTAATGGATATATTTGTTTTATAGCTCCTCTCAAATActaaaatattcaatttatttcttttcaactttgattaaatgaaaagaaatgtatttttaatacatttaaaaaattaatataatttcatttagaaaaaatgttaaatttaacttttaatgtttacattttttgttaatttgttcattattctttttgagttaaatttagctTTCAACTTTTTAGAAAAGACTGAAATCActtttttaaactaaaatatgaattaaaacacGCATGATAGTCCACGTGTATTTTATATTGACATGATATTTAGCTTATATATCATGCCAACCaagaacttaaaaattaaaaaaaaaaaagctttaagtATATGTTGATTGCTATGTGAATTGTCATATTAACAATTCAACTATTTCTTAAATGTTGACGTCAAATAtgactttttcttgaaggttgaagatcaaatttaactgaaaaaataaatattaatggttaaatttgaaaattatgccttcaattttaaattttttaacacatttttatctttacccttaaaattttataatttttatgttgatCCCTAAACAAAATTCTCAACTTGGTCCTGCTCTcgaaatttcatatatatatatatatatacgcacaCCAAAACCTTAAATATTTGTCGTAACAAATTGTTTCCATTAATGCTTTATATCAAATGATTTATGAGGAACAGAACAGCCAAATGAACCTCACACTGTACTGTGTGAAGAAGGCTTAGCCGCTTAGGGTTCTAAACTATTCATTATTACATGAAATTTGACCAAACAGAATATATTGTAAAATACCctgaaatataatataatataatataacgtatatgttctttgtttttttcccTATACAAGAGTTAGACTGATCTAATCTCACAAGATCAAACGGTGGGTAATGAGTTCAGGAGCCCTTCTTCTTCATTTTCCCTTCTCCACGTCTCCATGGGACCACTTGCTTAAAGCTTTCATAAATGCTTGCCTGCAGTTATTACATAACAGTGTCTTGCACAATTAGAGAACGTGTAATAATGAACATCATGTATGTAGTATAGAAAATAAGAAGTCAATGTATAATAAAAAGTATATCTATTAGCATAATTTCCTACCCTAAGACTGCatattttcaaaactcatgtgggaatattgtttttaatagttttttttttagacAGATTCTAGCCACTAATTTTTTAGAGGTAATCGATGAAGGAATTTATTACAGGTttggtaataatattaaaaattttaaatttaattcatgtattcaaatagatatattaatcgattcttaatttaattgttaatctaattcaataatagtaaaattttatttttaatataattttttactacTAATTATTACCCCAAATCTTTAAATCGAAAATTATTTTATCGAGAAAAGTTTTAAACCTAATATAAGAGTAATAACTAATCTTGTCCGAAGAACATTCCTTTGAATTACGTTGGGGTTGAAAATGGCTTCTTAAATGcttattaattaatttggtaGATAATGGCAATAAGTAGTACTATTGTGAATAGCATGATCAAATTATCAGTTTCAACAGTAACAGGTAACAATCTAAATGCATTATATGATAAGTTTATCTATGGATTCTTAGGGTTTTTTTAGACaatatttaatgtatttaaatattCACAATCATTGCAATTTCAATTTTTCACTTTTTAAAcatgaatataaaatatgaaatgatctaaaattatataaaaattcgatttggtttagttatattttatgtttaatttaatgtggattttttaaatattaaaatattgcatAAAACGTAATTTTATTTCAAGGATATTCATTAATCAGTGAATGAAGTACTGGTTTCGGGTACTTACCAATACGTGTGACCTAGCTTGAGTAAGGCTCAACAGGCTCCCTTTCCGCCTAACTCTCGTGATCTTCACCTGCGTACCGCCGCCACTTCCGCCACCATCACGGCCGTTAACCATCGGAGGATCTGAAGAGTCAAAACTACTTCCCTGAACAACTCGTCCAGCTTTTCTAAAACTCCCCCACCGACTCGACCCGAACAGAACTTTCTCCTTACTCAACCTCTTGTTATCAGGGCTCCTAAAAGACCCGCCTTTCCGAAACGACAAGGTACGAGACACAACCCGACCCGAATCAGGCCCGTCCAAGACAGTCGTTGGAGACGGCATGTTAGCAACCTTAGCCTCGGCTAACAACCTCGGAGGCAGTTCCAAGCATCTTGCAGTATGTGGCTTTGGTTGACTTTCAGCGGCGGGACAAGACCTAGGCTTCCCTGGCGCTTCCTCCCACTGGAATGGAATCGAAGCTGAGGTATGGATCGGCGGCGTCGCGATACCTGGAGGCTCTTCCGCCGCCTTACTTGGAAACGAATATAGTAAAAGCTTTGGTGTATGGGTTGTTTCACTTTCGAACTCTGCCACTGACCCCATTTTTTCCTCTAAAAAACTGATCAAATCAAAAAAGGTTTTCAAACACAGTAAAATAGTAACAAGTTCTTTAGATTTATAAAATGGGTTTCAAAGTTTATAgagagaacaaaaaaaaaaaaaaaagagtgggtAAAGTAGATGCCGATGAATGTGAGTTAACGCTCCTGGCGCTTCATATACACGAGAAAATGCCAAGGTTCTATTTTTACCGGTTCGGATGTTGTGAAAACAGGTTTAATTCTGCTCTTAGCCTCTGTAGGTTTTGGATATTTGAAATTAGTCCCTACTTTTTCTTCCTCGAATTTAGTAACatgtttgatttaaaaattaatattcaatttaatgacAGGATGTGCCACTAAGTTTTGAGGCACCTCattaaaattttcgaaaaaattaGAGAGTCTAACTAAAATTATTTGActtattgaaatattaaaaacaaattgtgggttttaattttttttttttaatttgagagGATTAAAGAGGATTTTTAATTTTCTTGGATGatctaattaaaaattctaaaaattttgaaagacttaattaaaatattcaaaaatttgaaGAGCACAATGAAAATTTTCCATAATGTTCTGGCTTCAATGAGGctgataataatgataatttattttcattaaattttaatatattctatcaatctttagtttttaaataacaccttta
It encodes the following:
- the LOC107929504 gene encoding uncharacterized protein At4g00950, producing the protein MGSVAEFESETTHTPKLLLYSFPSKAAEEPPGIATPPIHTSASIPFQWEEAPGKPRSCPAAESQPKPHTARCLELPPRLLAEAKVANMPSPTTVLDGPDSGRVVSRTLSFRKGGSFRSPDNKRLSKEKVLFGSSRWGSFRKAGRVVQGSSFDSSDPPMVNGRDGGGSGGGTQVKITRVRRKGSLLSLTQARSHVLASIYESFKQVVPWRRGEGKMKKKGS